In Silene latifolia isolate original U9 population chromosome X, ASM4854445v1, whole genome shotgun sequence, the following proteins share a genomic window:
- the LOC141622844 gene encoding uncharacterized protein LOC141622844, whose product MSSPFSKLGFPFQPHFQFNYRHFCDSAHFKAIAIDDSRAFLDYVREQCQLGFTNLKFPINLFHQMISPVRRPSIIDFNRLLAAMLKLKRLHPHSTVISLFRKLDLSGTRPDLCSIRILANCYCHLGRVDFGYSFLAKSVKLGYPFESDLVLFNTIINGLVHNNQLPQAVELLDVAVVKLGIQPDIVTYCTMVKGLCGIGDSARALHFLHRMNSTPSGCKPDLIMYNTIIHGLCKDKLITEALNLFAAMKTEGIYPNVFTYNTLIRGMFNLGHKVEAKEMLVGMTESNIAPDVITYNMLIHIQCKDTMVDEAQALMQIMTDQGVAPDVHTYNALLVGYCLCGQMDKAREVFDLMVQTHCQPDVVTYSTLINGYVKLKRIDKALDMMQEMIEQGIAPDVVAFSTLIDGLCRSNRIPMARQLFNDMQTYGIKPSVCTYGALFDGLCKTAQFDEAEALLKEMESNGIAPNIVIYTILIDIMYDAGRVKDTENLVSVLLSRGMVPDHITYNTMIRGLCKNGLLSKARGILNKMKQIGCSPDGTTYNTIIRGFIFNNDLRNALCFRDIMVYEGFEADADTLSLFCNHISHDKPESFSRRC is encoded by the coding sequence ATGTCTTCCCCTttttctaaattagggtttccattTCAACCTCATTTTCAATTTAATTATCGTCATTTCTGCGATTCGGCGCATTTTAAGGCTATTGCTATTGATGATTCTCGAGCGTTTCTGGATTATGTTAGAGAACAATGTCAATTAGGGTTTACCAATCTCAAATTTCCCATTAATCTATTTCACCAAATGATATCTCCTGTGCGTCGACCGTCGATTATCGATTTTAATCGTTTACTAGCGGCAATGCTCAAACTCAAACGACTGCATCCTCACTCTACTGTCATTTCCCTCTTTAGGAAACTTGACTTATCCGGTACCCGACCCGATTTGTGTTCTATTAGGATTCTTGCTAATTGTTACTGCCACTTAGGCCGTGTTGATTTCGGGTATTCTTTCCTTGCTAAGTCCGTTAAGCTTGGCTATCCCTTTGAATCTGATTTAGTTTTGTTTAACACCATAATTAACGGCCTTGTGCACAATAACCAACTTCCACAAGCTGTTGAGTTGTTGGACGTAGCTGTTGTTAAGCTAGGCATTCAGCCAGATATAGTTACCTATTGTACCATGGTGAAAGGTCTTTGCGGGATCGGGGACAGTGCTCGTGCTCTCCATTTCCTCCACCGAATGAATTCTACTCCCTCGGGTTGTAAGCCTGACCTTATCATGTACAATACCATTATCCATGGTCTCTGCAAAGATAAACTCATAACCGAAGCCCTGAACCTCTTTGCAGCCATGAAAACCGAGGGCATCTACCCAAATGTGTTCACCTATAACACATTGATTCGAGGAATGTTCAATCTAGGTCATAAGGTGGAAGCTAAGGAAATGTTGGTTGGGATGACTGAGAGCAACATTGCACCTGATGTTATTACTTATAACATGTTGATTCACATCCAATGTAAGGACACAATGGTCGATGAAGCACAAGCCCTTATGCAAATAATGACTGATCAAGGTGTGGCTCCCGATGTACATACTTATAATGCTTTATTGGTTGGGTATTGCTTGTGTGGCCAAATGGACAAGGCAAGAGAGGTTTTTGATTTAATGGTACAAACTCACTGCCAACCTGACGTTGTGACTTATAGTACTCTGATCAATGGATATGTTAAACTGAAAAGAATTGACAAAGCCCTTGACATGATGCAAGAAATGATTGAGCAAGGGATTGCCCCCGATGTCGTGGCCTTTAGCACTTTGATAGATGGACTGTGTAGATCTAATCGGATCCCAATGGCACGTCAGTTGTTCAACGACATGCAAACATATGGAATAAAACCAAGTGTTTGCACTTACGGCGCCTTATTTGACGGGCTATGTAAAACGGCACAATTTGATGAAGCGGAAGCATTGCTTAAGGAGATGGAATCTAATGGAATTGCTCCTAATATAGTCATCTACACTATCCTAATTGACATCATGTATGATGCTGGTCGGGTTAAAGATACTGAAAACCTTGTCTCTGTTCTCCTATCAAGGGGTATGGTACCCGATCATATAACTTATAATACAATGATTAGGGGGTTATGTAAAAATGGTCTTTTGAGTAAAGCTAGAGGGATCCTTAACAAAATGAAGCAAATTGGATGCTCTCCTGATGGCACCACCTATAATACAATTATCCGAGGATTCATTTTCAACAACGATTTGCGAAATGCATTATGTTTCCGTGATATAATGGTTTACGAGGGCTTTGAGGCTGATGCTGACACTCTTTCTTTGTTCTGTAACCATATATCACATGATAAACCAGAGAGTTTCTCCAGAAGATGCTAA